The nucleotide sequence GGTCGCACGCCGTCTCGTACCGGCTGTTCAGGTCGTCGTCGCTGATCTCCATGGCGCCGCCCAGGCACTCGGTGACGTCCTCACCGGTGAGCTCGACGTGGATGCCCCCGGGCCAGGTGCCCAGGCCGCGGTGCACGTCGAAGAAGCCCAGCACCTCGTCGACCACCCGGTCGAAGTGCCGGGTCTTGTACCCGCTGGGCGACTCGTGGGTGTTGCCGTGCATGGGGTCGCACTGCCAGACCACCTGGTGCCCGCTGGCGGTCACCTTCTCCACGATGCCGGGCAGGACGTCGCGGATCTTCCCGTTGCCCATCCGGCTGATCAGGGTGAGCCGGCCGGGGACGCCGTCGGGGTCCAGCCGCTCGACCAGCTCGGTGGCCTGCTCCGGCGTGGTGCCCGGACCGATCTTCACGCCGATCGGGTTGGCCAGCCGGGAGACGAACTCGATGTGCGCGCCGTCCATCTGCCGGGTGCGCTCCCCCACCCAGACGAAGTGTGCGCTCAGCGCGTACGGGCGGCCCTCGTACATCCGCGTGAGGGCGCGCTCGTAGTCCAGGATCAGTGCCTCGTGGCTGCTGTAGAGCTCCACCCCGCGCAGCGCCGAGTCGTCGACCCCACAGGCCTTCATGAACGCCAGTGCCCGGTCGATCTCCTGGGCGACGACCTCGTAGCGCACCCCCGCCGGGGAGCTGGCGACGAAGTCCTTGTTCCAGTCGTGCACGGCGTGCAGGTCGGCCAGACCGCCGCGGGCGTAGGCCCGGATCATGTTCATCGCGGCCGCGGAGTTCGCGTAGGCCCGCACCAGCCGGTTCGGGTCGGGGATCCGCTCCTCGAGCACCGGGTTCAGCGAGTTGACCATGTCGCCGCGGTAGGACGGCAGCCCGAGGGCGTCGGTGTTCGACGAGCGCGGCTTGGCGTACTGCCCGGCCACCCGGCCGACCTTCACCACCGGCACGCTCGCCCCGTAGGTGAGGACGACGGCCATCTGCAGCAGCGTGCGCGTCGTGGCCTGCAGGTGCGGCTCGGTGTTCAGGTCGAAGGTCTCGGCGCAGTCGCCGCCCTGCAGCAGGAACGCCTTGCCCTGGGCGACGTCGGCCAGCTGCTGGCGCAGGGTGTCCACCTCGGCCGGCGCCACGATCGGCGGCACGCTGGAGAGGGTGGACAGCACGGCGTCCACGGCGGCCCGGTCGGGCCACTCGGGCTGCTGGGCGGCGGGCAGCCCCCGCCACCGGTCCAGGTCCGGCAGGAGCGCGGCGGGTTCAGGGAGGCTCACCCCCTGAGGGTACGGCGCGCCGTCCCCTCTCCGGGACTCCTGTCCGGCTGGTGGGACGGGTGCCAGACGCGGCCGGTACGGAAGATCGACTGGGCTGCCGATGTGCTCTGCGGGGCGGGGACCTCTCCCGTCCGGGGAAGCAGGCCAGGGAGCACACGTGCGCACGGGGATCAGGGCGAAGGTGGTGGCGCTGGCGGTGGCCAGCGTCACCGTGACGGCAGCGGCCATGCTGGGGGTGAGCGCCTGGCAGAGCGGAGAGTTCGCCGACGACGCCGAGGCCGACGTCCGGGAGATGGTGCAGCACAGCATCGAGCAGACCGCGGACGGCGTGTACGACGTCGTCTCCAGCCAGGGCGACTCGATCGCCGCGACCGTCGACGACGACCTGGAGGTCGCCGGCTACGTCCTGGACCGGACCGGTGGGTTCGGGCTCGGTTCGGCCACCCGCAACACCGTCGCCTGGGACGCGAAGAACCAGGTGACCGGCGAGGTCGTCCCCGTCGCGCTCCCCCGCGTCGAGGTCGGCGGGACGTGGCTGGGCAAGAACGCCGACCCCGCGGTGCCCACCCCGGTCGTGGACCAGGTGCAGGCGCTGGTCGGCGGCACCGCGACGGTCTTCCAGCGGATCAACCCCGCCGGGGACATGCTCCGGGTCGCCACCAACGTGGTCAGCGCGACCGGCACCCGGGCCATCGGCACCTACATCCCGGCGGTCGGCGCGGGCGGCGCCCCGAACCCCGTGGTCTCCGCGGTGCTGGCCGGGCAGACCTACCGCGGGACGGCGTTCGTCGTCGACTCCTGGTACGTCACCGCCTACGAGCCGCTGCTCGACGCGAGCGGGCAGGTCGTCGGCATGCTCTACGTCGGTGCGAAGCAGGAGGAACAGCCCGCGCTGCGGGAGAGCCTGCAGACCACCGCCGCCGGGGAGAACGGCACCATCTGGGCCCTCGGGGGCACCGGCGACCGGGCCGGCACCGTGCTGATCAGCAAGGACGGCACGGCCGAGGGCACCTCCCTGCTGGAGGCCCAGGACGCCGACGGGAAGCCCTGGATCCAGGAGATCGTGTCGGCCGCCGTCGGGCTGGCGCCCGGTGAGCAGGCGACCGTCCGTTACCGCGACGCCGAGACCGGGACCCACACCGCCCAGGTCGCCTACTACGCACCCTGGGACTGGGTGCTGGTGGTCGACGCCCAGGACAGCGACTTCGCCGCCGCCGTCGAGGGGCTGGAGGACGGCCGCTCGTCCATGCTGACCGCACTGGTGGTCGCCGCCGTCCTGGTCGGGCTCGGCGGCCTCGCGCTCGCCTGGTGGCTGGGCCGGCGGCTGACCGCGCCGCTGGACACGCTGCGGCAGCGGATGGCCGAGATCGCCGACGGCGAGGGTGACCTGACCCAGCGGGTCGACGACTCCGCGCAGGACGAGGTGGGCGAGCTCGCCGGGGCCTTCAACCGGTTCGTCGACAAGGTGGCCGGCACGATCCGCGACATCGGCTCGGCCGCCGGCTCCCTCGCGGTCTCCGCCTCCGGCGTGGCCCGGGTGGCCGACGGGCTCAGCGAGCGGGCCGCCCGCAGCCGGGACCAGGCGCGGCACGCCCACCAGGCGGCCTCCGACATCAGCTCCGGGGTCACCTCGGCGGCGGCCGGGGCCGAGCAGATGGGGTCGGCGATCCGGGAGATCGCCCGCAGCGCCAGCGACGCCAGCCACGTCGGGCAGGGCGCGGTCGACCTGGCGGCCAGCACCGAGACCGCGATCGCGGCACTGGGCACCAGCTCGCGGGA is from Modestobacter marinus and encodes:
- a CDS encoding class II 3-deoxy-7-phosphoheptulonate synthase — translated: MSLPEPAALLPDLDRWRGLPAAQQPEWPDRAAVDAVLSTLSSVPPIVAPAEVDTLRQQLADVAQGKAFLLQGGDCAETFDLNTEPHLQATTRTLLQMAVVLTYGASVPVVKVGRVAGQYAKPRSSNTDALGLPSYRGDMVNSLNPVLEERIPDPNRLVRAYANSAAAMNMIRAYARGGLADLHAVHDWNKDFVASSPAGVRYEVVAQEIDRALAFMKACGVDDSALRGVELYSSHEALILDYERALTRMYEGRPYALSAHFVWVGERTRQMDGAHIEFVSRLANPIGVKIGPGTTPEQATELVERLDPDGVPGRLTLISRMGNGKIRDVLPGIVEKVTASGHQVVWQCDPMHGNTHESPSGYKTRHFDRVVDEVLGFFDVHRGLGTWPGGIHVELTGEDVTECLGGAMEISDDDLNSRYETACDPRLNTGQSLELAFLVTEMLRG
- a CDS encoding methyl-accepting chemotaxis protein, coding for MRTGIRAKVVALAVASVTVTAAAMLGVSAWQSGEFADDAEADVREMVQHSIEQTADGVYDVVSSQGDSIAATVDDDLEVAGYVLDRTGGFGLGSATRNTVAWDAKNQVTGEVVPVALPRVEVGGTWLGKNADPAVPTPVVDQVQALVGGTATVFQRINPAGDMLRVATNVVSATGTRAIGTYIPAVGAGGAPNPVVSAVLAGQTYRGTAFVVDSWYVTAYEPLLDASGQVVGMLYVGAKQEEQPALRESLQTTAAGENGTIWALGGTGDRAGTVLISKDGTAEGTSLLEAQDADGKPWIQEIVSAAVGLAPGEQATVRYRDAETGTHTAQVAYYAPWDWVLVVDAQDSDFAAAVEGLEDGRSSMLTALVVAAVLVGLGGLALAWWLGRRLTAPLDTLRQRMAEIADGEGDLTQRVDDSAQDEVGELAGAFNRFVDKVAGTIRDIGSAAGSLAVSASGVARVADGLSERAARSRDQARHAHQAASDISSGVTSAAAGAEQMGSAIREIARSASDASHVGQGAVDLAASTETAIAALGTSSREISDVVKVISAVAEQTNLLALNATIEAARAGEAGKGFAVVATEVKELAQESSRASEEIHKRVQSIQADTTAAVGSISQIVAVIREMNDHQTTIASAVEEQTAVTNELSRSVNSVADGATSVTDTMNDVTTDADRTAADVDSARTAARELDQLSGELTRLINVFTV